Proteins from one Cicer arietinum cultivar CDC Frontier isolate Library 1 chromosome 3, Cicar.CDCFrontier_v2.0, whole genome shotgun sequence genomic window:
- the LOC101506164 gene encoding small ribosomal subunit protein uS17: MAEQTEKAFLKQPKVFLCSKKSGKGKRPGKGGNRFWKSIGLGFKTPREATEGTYIDKKCPFTGNVSIRGRILAGTCHSAKMNRTIIVRRNYLHFIKKYQRYEKRHSNIPAHVSPCFRVKEGDHVTIGQCRPLSKTVRFNVLKVIPAGSSSGVAKKAFTGI; this comes from the exons ATGGCTGAACAG ACCGAGAAGGCTTTTCTGAAGCAACCTAAAGTGTTTCTATG CTCAAAGAAATCTGGAAAGGGTAAGAGGCCTGGAAAAGGTGGAAACCGCTTCTGGAAATCTATTGGTCTTGGGTTTAAGACTCCCAGAGAAGCAACGGAAG GAACCTACATTGACAAGAAGTGTCCATTCACTGGAAATGTTTCCATCCGAGGTCGTATCTTAGCTGGCACTTGTCATAGTGCTAAAATGAATCGCACTATTATTGTTAGGAGGAATTATCTTCATTTCATCAAGAAGTATCAGAG ATATGAGAAAAGACACTCAAACATTCCCGCTCATGTATCACCTTGCTTCCGTGTTAAAGAAGGAGATCATGTTACTATTGGCCAATGCAG GCCACTCTCCAAGACAGTGAGGTTCAACGTGTTGAAGGTGATCCCAGCTGGTTCATCCAGCGGTGTTGCCAAGAAGGCTTTTACCGGAATTTGA
- the LOC101505842 gene encoding uncharacterized protein isoform X1, whose amino-acid sequence MKIDTVSGERKSRKRRSGGRTDSVEDTLEKWKKYNRQQQQKLGFGDNGVELVHKVPAKGSRKGCMRGKGGPQNSDCNFRGVRQRIWGKWVAEIREPINGKHVGEKANRLWLGTFTTAHDAALAYDKAAKAMYGPSARLNFPNGSPPSSTAGSAESLNGEDLAKAEELESNLRQSHEENKIFSNDFAVDDSEEAKEVIRNKKSKKMVHQGSYKNVKFETPRENERLESELEKVLENSGIGGECFHVQKEAINTDMNLGADCSSSDGVENGTLVKSEETAGGLVEDLKFFELSCSNHFLGNLQNMLPDSNTRPNSEHYDIKTKDSFEKKHKNEVTSAEIKEFCRGTGKSSRISHGQSQNEQNKNGHFDGMKSELKGLECKLRGQSNDEAQIVVPYMPGIHLFGGDSVGPIERMSQVEDLNYNTNKNTKLKEKGNNGSTLHGFSSGKSRKLSDLSQQLQKLGSYLPENWNNRQFADLEVGYDYSFLSPDYDFGLLEEKKLLDVCFSHIGS is encoded by the exons ATGAAGATTGATACCGTTTCTGG AGAAAGGAAATCACGCAAGAGACGCAGTGGTGGAAGAACTGATTCAGTAGAAGACACTCTTGAGAAGTGGAAGAAGTACAACAGACAGCAACAACAAAAGCTTGGTTTTGGAGATAATGGGGTGGAATTGGTTCACAAAGTTCCTGCAAAAGGTTCAAGAAAAGGGTGCATGAGAGGTAAAGGTGGTCCTCAGAATTCTGACTGCAACTTCAGAGGAGTTAGACAGAGGATTTGGGGTAAATGGGTTGCGGAGATTCGCGAACCTATCAACGGTAAACATGTTGGTGAGAAAGCAAATAGGCTTTGGCTTGGTACTTTCACTACTGCACATGATGCTGCTCTTGCTTATGATAAAGCAGCTAAGGCCATGTATGGACCTAGTGCTCGTTTGAACTTTCCTAATGGATCACCACCATCATCTACTGCTGGTTCTGCAGAGTCTCTGAATGGTGAGGATCTTGCAAAGGCTGAAGAGCTGGAGAGTAATCTTCGTCAGTCTCATGAAGAGAATAAGATTTTTTCTAATGATTTTGCTGTCGATGACTCAGAGGAAGCCAAGGAAGTGATCAGAAATAAGAAAAGTAAGAAAATGGTTCATCAAGGGTCTTACAAGAATGTTAAGTTTGAAACACCTAGAGAAAACGAACGACTAGAGAGTGAATTGGAGAAAGTTTTGGAGAATTCTGGCATAGGTGGAGAGTGTTTTCATGTGCAGAAGGAGGCTATAAATACAGATATGAATTTAGGAGCTGATTGTAGCTCTTCTGATGGAGTAGAAAATGGGACTCTGGTGAAAAGTGAAGAAACAGCAGGAGGATTGGTGGAGGATTTGAAATTCTTTGAGTTGAGCTGCAGCAACCATTTCCTTGGGAACCTACAGAATATGCTTCCAGATAGCAATACAAGACCAAATTCTGAGCATTATGACATCAAAACCAAAGATTCATTTGAGAAGAAACATAAGAATGAAGTAACTTCTGCAGAAATCAAGGAATTTTGTCGTGGCACTGGCAAGTCCTCCAGGATAAGCCATGGTCAGTCACAAAATgagcaaaataaaaatggacatttTGATGGGATGAAAAGTGAGCTCAAGGGATTGGAATGCAAGCTGAGAGGCCAATCTAATGATGAGGCACAAATAGTAGTACCTTACATGCCGGGAATTCATCTGTTTGGTGGTGACAGTGTGGGACCAATTGAAAGAATGTCCCAAGTAGAGGATTTGAACTACAATACTAATAAAAACACTAAATTGAAAGAGAAAGGAAATAATGGAAGTACACTGCATGGATTTAGTTCCGGGAAAAGTAGGAAGCTGAGTGATCTTTCTCAACAGCTGCAGAAATTGGGTAGTTACCTGCCTGAAAATTGGAATAATAGACAGTTTGCAGATCTTGAAGTAGGTTATGATTATAGTTTCTTAAGTCCTGATTATGATTTTGGCTTATTGGAAGAGAAGAAGTTACTAGACGTATGTTTTTCACATATAGGATCTTAA
- the LOC105851792 gene encoding uncharacterized protein: protein MRPFYIVSLLILSILLTKSQGIRLEKVTLTFEQEKQHHEENTLLKRSNTINDADEAILYNDKKQCTGNIKNRKLVTTSISTTKSLSKNVKNREDVNVNEEAKDIKVKSMTTSKYVTEDLVDITEMDYSPARRKPPIHN, encoded by the exons ATGAGGCCTTTTTATATAGTCTCTCTTCTCATTTTGTCAATTCTCCTTACAAAATCTCAAg GGATACGTTTGGAGAAAGTTACTTTAACATTTGAGCAAGAGAAACAACAt CATGAAGAAAACACCTTGTTGAAAAGAAGTAACACCATCAATGATGCTGATGAAGCTATTCTCTACAATGACAAAAAACAATGCACAG GAAATATAAAGAATAGGAAACTTGTTACTACTTCCATTTCCACAACTAAATCCTTGTCAAAG AATGTGAAGAACAGAGAGGATGTGAATGTCAATGAGGAAGCAAAGgatataaaagtaaaatcaaTGACTACTTCTAAGTATGTTACTGAGGATCTTGTAGACATAACTGAGATGGATTATTCTCCAGCTAGGAGAAAGCCTCCAAtacacaattaa
- the LOC101505842 gene encoding uncharacterized protein isoform X2 translates to MRGKGGPQNSDCNFRGVRQRIWGKWVAEIREPINGKHVGEKANRLWLGTFTTAHDAALAYDKAAKAMYGPSARLNFPNGSPPSSTAGSAESLNGEDLAKAEELESNLRQSHEENKIFSNDFAVDDSEEAKEVIRNKKSKKMVHQGSYKNVKFETPRENERLESELEKVLENSGIGGECFHVQKEAINTDMNLGADCSSSDGVENGTLVKSEETAGGLVEDLKFFELSCSNHFLGNLQNMLPDSNTRPNSEHYDIKTKDSFEKKHKNEVTSAEIKEFCRGTGKSSRISHGQSQNEQNKNGHFDGMKSELKGLECKLRGQSNDEAQIVVPYMPGIHLFGGDSVGPIERMSQVEDLNYNTNKNTKLKEKGNNGSTLHGFSSGKSRKLSDLSQQLQKLGSYLPENWNNRQFADLEVGYDYSFLSPDYDFGLLEEKKLLDVCFSHIGS, encoded by the coding sequence ATGAGAGGTAAAGGTGGTCCTCAGAATTCTGACTGCAACTTCAGAGGAGTTAGACAGAGGATTTGGGGTAAATGGGTTGCGGAGATTCGCGAACCTATCAACGGTAAACATGTTGGTGAGAAAGCAAATAGGCTTTGGCTTGGTACTTTCACTACTGCACATGATGCTGCTCTTGCTTATGATAAAGCAGCTAAGGCCATGTATGGACCTAGTGCTCGTTTGAACTTTCCTAATGGATCACCACCATCATCTACTGCTGGTTCTGCAGAGTCTCTGAATGGTGAGGATCTTGCAAAGGCTGAAGAGCTGGAGAGTAATCTTCGTCAGTCTCATGAAGAGAATAAGATTTTTTCTAATGATTTTGCTGTCGATGACTCAGAGGAAGCCAAGGAAGTGATCAGAAATAAGAAAAGTAAGAAAATGGTTCATCAAGGGTCTTACAAGAATGTTAAGTTTGAAACACCTAGAGAAAACGAACGACTAGAGAGTGAATTGGAGAAAGTTTTGGAGAATTCTGGCATAGGTGGAGAGTGTTTTCATGTGCAGAAGGAGGCTATAAATACAGATATGAATTTAGGAGCTGATTGTAGCTCTTCTGATGGAGTAGAAAATGGGACTCTGGTGAAAAGTGAAGAAACAGCAGGAGGATTGGTGGAGGATTTGAAATTCTTTGAGTTGAGCTGCAGCAACCATTTCCTTGGGAACCTACAGAATATGCTTCCAGATAGCAATACAAGACCAAATTCTGAGCATTATGACATCAAAACCAAAGATTCATTTGAGAAGAAACATAAGAATGAAGTAACTTCTGCAGAAATCAAGGAATTTTGTCGTGGCACTGGCAAGTCCTCCAGGATAAGCCATGGTCAGTCACAAAATgagcaaaataaaaatggacatttTGATGGGATGAAAAGTGAGCTCAAGGGATTGGAATGCAAGCTGAGAGGCCAATCTAATGATGAGGCACAAATAGTAGTACCTTACATGCCGGGAATTCATCTGTTTGGTGGTGACAGTGTGGGACCAATTGAAAGAATGTCCCAAGTAGAGGATTTGAACTACAATACTAATAAAAACACTAAATTGAAAGAGAAAGGAAATAATGGAAGTACACTGCATGGATTTAGTTCCGGGAAAAGTAGGAAGCTGAGTGATCTTTCTCAACAGCTGCAGAAATTGGGTAGTTACCTGCCTGAAAATTGGAATAATAGACAGTTTGCAGATCTTGAAGTAGGTTATGATTATAGTTTCTTAAGTCCTGATTATGATTTTGGCTTATTGGAAGAGAAGAAGTTACTAGACGTATGTTTTTCACATATAGGATCTTAA